The genomic DNA AACCATAACGCAGTTCGAAAAGCGATTGACGATGAACTGTCGACCACTCCTAAATCTCAGCGGGATGTCTGGTTCGAATCTCTTAAGGACATGCATGTTGACGATGCAACAGGTGTGATCCGAATGTGGAAAATGATCGGCGGCCCGATCCCAGGTCTTGGTGAAGAGTCGCTAATCCTGCCCCCTTCTGCTCCGCCAAACGCTTCACAGAAAAGCAAATCTGCAGAGGCGACACCCGGTTTGAAAGAGGCACTCAGAAAAGCGATTTCGATTCACCAAAGAAACGCCCTCATGGTGTCGACACTGGGCTACATCCGTATTGTTCCACGTTTCACTGAAGAAATCATCGACGGTGCCCCAACCATCACTGGTGTCACCGAAGAAATTGACTTCAATTTCGGAGAACGATTCGCTGCTGGAACACAGCTTGACTTGATGATCAAGGGAGCAGGCATGTTCCGCGTGCAAGACTCGAAAGGTCAAAACTACCTGACTCGCCGAGGAAGATTCTCGCTGAACAAGAAACGACAACTCGCCCTCATCGACCATGAGGCTGAATACGTTCTACAACCAGTGGTCACGATTCCTGAGTCCGCCACTCAAATCACGATCAATGCAGACGGCCAAGTCAATGTGAACGTGAATGGAAACGTGAATGTGAACGACGACTCCAACGATAAAGCTGTCTCAGCAGGTTCAATCATGCTGACACCGGTGATTTCAAGCAACCAACTGAGCTACTATCAAAATGGCTTGCTGAAAGTGAGCCCGGACTTTGAGACCGTTGCAATCGCTCCCGATAGCAAAGGGCACGGTCATCTCATTCAAGGATTCCTGGAACTGTCGAATGTGAATGTTGACATAGAAAACCAGGAAATCGCTCGCTTAAAAGAGATCCTCGGCGAATAACATTCGTCCAGAGTGAGCAAAGCTGGGACTTTACGTCCTGCCTCGCGGCCCGCAGTCTATAAAGTCGTGAGAGCAATCTTTGCGTCAACACAATTGCTATGGCGCGCTTCCGTCTATTCAAAGATCGGCATTGAATTGCTTGATTTATAACTCACGACCAAGCAGTGAGTCGAGAACTGCTTGAAGCTGGCATCGTTTCCTCGTACGATCGAATACTCACGACACCGTACTCGAATCGGGGGAGA from Thalassoglobus polymorphus includes the following:
- a CDS encoding flagellar hook basal-body protein; translated protein: MSSSRSTFLSGTIFGIVLGVILGHISIWKDVRTHSAPISQTFPVKEVAPNGMSYDLGETSSQYPYYPEEPLKPIYNSNQYEHDEELPADSPLANAIAVETVDLDEVASVVSDQIYTEIEEAPTPEAEEPNPLDIENAAPIETVPSKNHNAVRKAIDDELSTTPKSQRDVWFESLKDMHVDDATGVIRMWKMIGGPIPGLGEESLILPPSAPPNASQKSKSAEATPGLKEALRKAISIHQRNALMVSTLGYIRIVPRFTEEIIDGAPTITGVTEEIDFNFGERFAAGTQLDLMIKGAGMFRVQDSKGQNYLTRRGRFSLNKKRQLALIDHEAEYVLQPVVTIPESATQITINADGQVNVNVNGNVNVNDDSNDKAVSAGSIMLTPVISSNQLSYYQNGLLKVSPDFETVAIAPDSKGHGHLIQGFLELSNVNVDIENQEIARLKEILGE